The Brevinematia bacterium nucleotide sequence CACTAGCTAGAGCATACCTTATCGCTACAGTAACACTATTCTCTTCGTTTGTATACCTAAGTGCTCTCTGGAACTCACTTATAGCCTTATCCAGATTACCACTATCTGCAGCAATAAGTCCTACTTGGTAGATTGTTTTCACTTTAAGGCTATTGTCAGGAGTCCTCTCCGCTATCTCAAACTCTTGTAGCGCTTTAGCTGTATTATTCATAGACTTGTATATTATCCCAAGATTATAGTGTGCCTCATAGTTTTTGGGATCATTTTTGATACAATTTACAAATGCATTCATCGCTTCACCATATCTGTTAGCCTCAAGATGAATCTTTCCTATATAAAACCAAGCATCAGCAAACGAAAAATTCGCCTTAACCGCTCTAGTTAGGTAATTCAAAGCATTATCCTTCATATTTCTTTCATAGAATATCTTGCCTATGTTAAACAACGCCCTATAATCAGAGGGATCCATCTTAGATATTAGCAAAAATTCCTTTTGAGCTTCCTCCGCTTGACCCAGTGATAGATATATATCCGCCATCCTATATCGGGCTTGCTTTTCTATCACTTGGTTTGAGAATTTTCCTAAAGACAGAGCCTGACGATACTCAACAAGAGCTAAATCTCTCTTGTTAACCATATAGTAACAATCCGCAAGGTAAAGATGCGCCAGTGGATTTTTCTCATCCTTCTTTATATACTCCTCTAGATCAGCTATAGCAGAAGCATAATTCTTATCATATATCTTTTTCTTTATAAGATCCAATTTCAAGGGTTGAACAAACGATCTAAAGAGAAAAGCAACTACTATTACCAACACTACCAACGTAAGTGCACCTAGTATAATTATATCTTCCATAAAATGCCTTATATTAGTTTCGTTATTTTATTCTAAAAAATTGACCCATAACTTTCAAAACACTAACAACCAATAAGTTTCAAAATTTATAACTTAAGATGTAGTTTTTCTTTTTACTATTCTCGCAGTCCCTGTCGGGACTGGGTAAATACTTCTCTTGATAAGCACCTAAGAGGCTTGGTACGAAGTGAAGCTTTATGATTAATAAGCGCTGTCTAGAAACAAAGAGTGTAAGTAAACAAAAAGTTGAATCTTTCTACTTACCTAATGGAAATTGAACTGATCATCCTATAAGGAGATTGAAATAGATTGCATAAGTTAAATATAATAGTTCCATGTCCTACAACAGAGACATCGGATACTTTTTAAGAGATGAGGAACTTTTTGGTTTTAATTATGAGATAAGCATAAAGGAGATATTACATAGAGAGAAGACCCCTTTCCAACTCATCGAGGTTGTTGAAACTATTCCTTTTGGCAGAGCTTTAATAACCGATGGACTGATAATGATAACAGAAATCGACGAGTGCATCTACCATGAAATGATGGTTCATGTACCGATGTCTCTTGTTGAATCACCTAAAAATATCCTAATAATAGGCGGAGGCGATGGAGGATGTGCAAGAGAGGTATCAAGATATCCAACTGTTGAGAGTATAGACTTAGTGGAAATAGACAAAAGAATGAT carries:
- a CDS encoding tetratricopeptide repeat protein; amino-acid sequence: MEDIIILGALTLVVLVIVVAFLFRSFVQPLKLDLIKKKIYDKNYASAIADLEEYIKKDEKNPLAHLYLADCYYMVNKRDLALVEYRQALSLGKFSNQVIEKQARYRMADIYLSLGQAEEAQKEFLLISKMDPSDYRALFNIGKIFYERNMKDNALNYLTRAVKANFSFADAWFYIGKIHLEANRYGEAMNAFVNCIKNDPKNYEAHYNLGIIYKSMNNTAKALQEFEIAERTPDNSLKVKTIYQVGLIAADSGNLDKAISEFQRALRYTNEENSVTVAIRYALAS